One Rutidosis leptorrhynchoides isolate AG116_Rl617_1_P2 unplaced genomic scaffold, CSIRO_AGI_Rlap_v1 contig404, whole genome shotgun sequence DNA segment encodes these proteins:
- the LOC139883467 gene encoding SH3 domain-containing protein 2-like isoform X1 — MEAIKKQASKLREQVARQQQAVLKQWGYGGSDNQYTNDAELQQHQKLEKLYISTRAGKHFQRDIVRGVEGYIVTGSKQVEIGTKLSDDSKKYGSEYTCTSGNTLSKAGLSFGRACAQMEKERGNLLKSLGTQVAEPLRAMVMGAPLEDARHQAQRYDRIRQEAEAQAIEVSKRQARVREAPGNTECVMKLEAAEAKFLDLKSNMETLGKEAAAAMSAVEAQQQRLALQRLIAMVEAERAYHQSSLQILDQLEGEMTSERQQIEAPPTPSRESSMPSPPTYEEVNGVYTSPKSNGSTDNMGYFLGEVMNSYQGESDVELSLAVGDYVVVRKVANNGWAEGECKGKAGWFPFGYIERRDRVLASKIAEVF, encoded by the exons ATGGAAGCAATCAAAAAGCAAGCGTCAAAATTAAGAGAACAGGTCGCAAGACAACAGCAG GCTGTTCTCAAACAATGGGGATATGGTGGTTCAGACAACCAATATACCAATGATGCAGAACTCCAGCAGCACCAGAAACTGGAAAAGCTTTACATTTCTACACGTGCTGGCAAG CACTTCCAAAGAGACATTGTTCGTGGGGTGGAAGGATATATTGTTACTGGGTCCAAACAAGTTGAGATAG GAACAAAGTTGTCGGACGATAGCAAAAAATATGGATCTGAATATACATGTACCAGTGGCAATACATTGTCAAAGGCTGGATTGAGTTTTGGACGTGCGTGTGCTCAAATGGAGAAGGAGCGTGGGAATTTATTGAAATCCCTTGGTACACAG GTTGCAGAACCGTTAAGAGCAATGGTCATGGGAGCCCCACTTGAGGATGCTCGACATCAGGCCCAACGATATGATAGAATACGACAAGAAGCCGAAGCTCAG GCTATTGAAGTTTCTAAGCGACAAGCAAGAGTGAGGGAAGCACCAGGTAATACTGAGTGTGTAATGAAACTGGAAGCTGCAGAAGCAAAGTTTCTTGATTTGAAGTCAAACATGGAAACTTTGGGGAAAGAGGCAGCTGCTGCAATGTCTGCTGTTGAGGCTCAACAACAGCGGTTAGCTCTTCAGCGATTAATTGCTATG GTTGAAGCAGAACGTGCTTATCATCAAAGTTCCCTTCAGATTCTTGATCAGCTTGAAGGAGAG ATGACATCTGAGAGACAGCAAATTGAAGCACCTCCGACTCCAAGTAGGGAAAGTAGTATGCCTTCTCCTCCAACTTATGAGGAAGTAAATGGTGTATATACTTCTCCAAAAAGTAATGGGTCAACTGACAACATGGGTTACTTTTTGGGAGAG GTTATGAATTCTTATCAAGGTGAATCAGACGTGGAGCTGAGTTTAGCTGTTGGTGACTACGTTGTTGTGCGGAAG GTTGCAAATAATGGATGGGCAGAAGGTGAATGCAAAGGAAAAGCAGGATGGTTTCCGTTTGGGTACATCGAAAGACGAGATCGTGTTCTTGCAAGTAAGATTGCCGAAGTTTTTTAA
- the LOC139883467 gene encoding SH3 domain-containing protein 2-like isoform X3, producing the protein MEAIKKQASKLREQVARQQQAVLKQWGYGGSDNQYTNDAELQQHQKLEKLYISTRAGKHFQRDIVRGVEGYIVTGSKQVEIGTKLSDDSKKYGSEYTCTSGNTLSKAGLSFGRACAQMEKERGNLLKSLGTQVAEPLRAMVMGAPLEDARHQAQRYDRIRQEAEAQAIEVSKRQARVREAPGNTECVMKLEAAEAKFLDLKSNMETLGKEAAAAMSAVEAQQQRLALQRLIAMVEAERAYHQSSLQILDQLEGEVMNSYQGESDVELSLAVGDYVVVRKVANNGWAEGECKGKAGWFPFGYIERRDRVLASKIAEVF; encoded by the exons ATGGAAGCAATCAAAAAGCAAGCGTCAAAATTAAGAGAACAGGTCGCAAGACAACAGCAG GCTGTTCTCAAACAATGGGGATATGGTGGTTCAGACAACCAATATACCAATGATGCAGAACTCCAGCAGCACCAGAAACTGGAAAAGCTTTACATTTCTACACGTGCTGGCAAG CACTTCCAAAGAGACATTGTTCGTGGGGTGGAAGGATATATTGTTACTGGGTCCAAACAAGTTGAGATAG GAACAAAGTTGTCGGACGATAGCAAAAAATATGGATCTGAATATACATGTACCAGTGGCAATACATTGTCAAAGGCTGGATTGAGTTTTGGACGTGCGTGTGCTCAAATGGAGAAGGAGCGTGGGAATTTATTGAAATCCCTTGGTACACAG GTTGCAGAACCGTTAAGAGCAATGGTCATGGGAGCCCCACTTGAGGATGCTCGACATCAGGCCCAACGATATGATAGAATACGACAAGAAGCCGAAGCTCAG GCTATTGAAGTTTCTAAGCGACAAGCAAGAGTGAGGGAAGCACCAGGTAATACTGAGTGTGTAATGAAACTGGAAGCTGCAGAAGCAAAGTTTCTTGATTTGAAGTCAAACATGGAAACTTTGGGGAAAGAGGCAGCTGCTGCAATGTCTGCTGTTGAGGCTCAACAACAGCGGTTAGCTCTTCAGCGATTAATTGCTATG GTTGAAGCAGAACGTGCTTATCATCAAAGTTCCCTTCAGATTCTTGATCAGCTTGAAGGAGAG GTTATGAATTCTTATCAAGGTGAATCAGACGTGGAGCTGAGTTTAGCTGTTGGTGACTACGTTGTTGTGCGGAAG GTTGCAAATAATGGATGGGCAGAAGGTGAATGCAAAGGAAAAGCAGGATGGTTTCCGTTTGGGTACATCGAAAGACGAGATCGTGTTCTTGCAAGTAAGATTGCCGAAGTTTTTTAA
- the LOC139883467 gene encoding SH3 domain-containing protein 2-like isoform X2 has product MEAIKKQASKLREQVARQQQHQKLEKLYISTRAGKHFQRDIVRGVEGYIVTGSKQVEIGTKLSDDSKKYGSEYTCTSGNTLSKAGLSFGRACAQMEKERGNLLKSLGTQVAEPLRAMVMGAPLEDARHQAQRYDRIRQEAEAQAIEVSKRQARVREAPGNTECVMKLEAAEAKFLDLKSNMETLGKEAAAAMSAVEAQQQRLALQRLIAMVEAERAYHQSSLQILDQLEGEMTSERQQIEAPPTPSRESSMPSPPTYEEVNGVYTSPKSNGSTDNMGYFLGEVMNSYQGESDVELSLAVGDYVVVRKVANNGWAEGECKGKAGWFPFGYIERRDRVLASKIAEVF; this is encoded by the exons ATGGAAGCAATCAAAAAGCAAGCGTCAAAATTAAGAGAACAGGTCGCAAGACAACAGCAG CACCAGAAACTGGAAAAGCTTTACATTTCTACACGTGCTGGCAAG CACTTCCAAAGAGACATTGTTCGTGGGGTGGAAGGATATATTGTTACTGGGTCCAAACAAGTTGAGATAG GAACAAAGTTGTCGGACGATAGCAAAAAATATGGATCTGAATATACATGTACCAGTGGCAATACATTGTCAAAGGCTGGATTGAGTTTTGGACGTGCGTGTGCTCAAATGGAGAAGGAGCGTGGGAATTTATTGAAATCCCTTGGTACACAG GTTGCAGAACCGTTAAGAGCAATGGTCATGGGAGCCCCACTTGAGGATGCTCGACATCAGGCCCAACGATATGATAGAATACGACAAGAAGCCGAAGCTCAG GCTATTGAAGTTTCTAAGCGACAAGCAAGAGTGAGGGAAGCACCAGGTAATACTGAGTGTGTAATGAAACTGGAAGCTGCAGAAGCAAAGTTTCTTGATTTGAAGTCAAACATGGAAACTTTGGGGAAAGAGGCAGCTGCTGCAATGTCTGCTGTTGAGGCTCAACAACAGCGGTTAGCTCTTCAGCGATTAATTGCTATG GTTGAAGCAGAACGTGCTTATCATCAAAGTTCCCTTCAGATTCTTGATCAGCTTGAAGGAGAG ATGACATCTGAGAGACAGCAAATTGAAGCACCTCCGACTCCAAGTAGGGAAAGTAGTATGCCTTCTCCTCCAACTTATGAGGAAGTAAATGGTGTATATACTTCTCCAAAAAGTAATGGGTCAACTGACAACATGGGTTACTTTTTGGGAGAG GTTATGAATTCTTATCAAGGTGAATCAGACGTGGAGCTGAGTTTAGCTGTTGGTGACTACGTTGTTGTGCGGAAG GTTGCAAATAATGGATGGGCAGAAGGTGAATGCAAAGGAAAAGCAGGATGGTTTCCGTTTGGGTACATCGAAAGACGAGATCGTGTTCTTGCAAGTAAGATTGCCGAAGTTTTTTAA